One part of the Vogesella sp. LIG4 genome encodes these proteins:
- a CDS encoding ABC transporter ATP-binding protein codes for MTPPTPPLLSVRNLRVSFRDEHGHCVEALKGISFDIPAGRTVALVGESGSGKSVTAMAITRLLPAHGSQIDAGSDIRFDGRNLLTMGRRELRRLRGGEIAMVFQEPMTSLNPVYTVGEQIIETLMLHTGVGRKAAYQRAVALLKEVGLPAPDRKMSSYPHQLSGGQQQRVMIAIAIACEPKLLIADEPTTALDVTIQQQILQLLASLQKKHGMAVLFISHDLELVGQFADEVIVMHHGQIREHAPVRQIFEAPQDVYTKALLRCRPHLSHRPARLPVIKDFLGDAGYSEPPPRQRGYLPDDEVILEVQGLCVDYHSRHGWLGRRETCHAVDEVSFRLMRGRTLGIVGESGSGKTTLGQALLRLLPASRGQVRFADQDLLAMGPREFAAYKRRIQIVFQNPYASLNPRMSVAQILTEPMLLHGIGQNGSERLQLAANWLEHVGLSRQALAKYPHEFSGGQRQRIAIARCLTMHPDILICDESVSALDVSVQAQVLNLLQDLQDELGLSYLFISHDLAVVKHLSDQVLVMQQGRCVELADADTLYAHPQHDYTRQLLAAIPKGWPHGFKPQVA; via the coding sequence ATGACCCCGCCCACCCCGCCGCTCTTGAGTGTCCGCAACCTGCGCGTCAGCTTCCGCGACGAGCACGGCCACTGCGTGGAAGCGCTCAAGGGCATCAGCTTCGACATCCCGGCGGGGCGCACCGTGGCGCTGGTGGGCGAATCCGGCTCCGGCAAATCGGTGACCGCCATGGCCATCACCCGGCTGCTGCCGGCGCATGGCAGCCAGATCGACGCCGGTAGCGATATCCGCTTCGACGGCCGCAATCTGCTGACCATGGGCCGCCGCGAGCTGCGCCGCCTGCGCGGCGGCGAAATCGCCATGGTGTTCCAGGAGCCGATGACCTCGCTCAACCCGGTGTACACCGTGGGCGAGCAGATCATCGAAACGCTGATGCTGCACACCGGGGTTGGCCGCAAGGCGGCGTACCAGCGCGCAGTGGCGCTGCTGAAGGAAGTGGGCCTGCCGGCGCCGGACCGCAAGATGAGCAGCTACCCGCACCAGCTGTCCGGCGGCCAGCAGCAACGGGTGATGATCGCCATCGCCATTGCCTGTGAGCCCAAGCTGCTGATCGCCGACGAGCCCACCACCGCGCTGGATGTCACCATCCAGCAGCAGATCCTGCAACTGCTGGCCAGCCTGCAGAAGAAGCACGGCATGGCGGTGCTGTTCATCAGCCACGACCTGGAGCTGGTGGGGCAGTTCGCCGACGAGGTGATCGTGATGCACCACGGCCAGATCCGCGAACACGCGCCGGTGCGGCAGATCTTCGAAGCGCCGCAGGACGTGTACACCAAGGCGCTGCTGCGCTGCCGCCCGCACCTGTCGCACCGCCCGGCGCGGCTGCCGGTGATCAAGGATTTCCTCGGCGACGCCGGCTACAGCGAGCCGCCGCCGCGCCAGCGCGGCTACCTGCCGGACGACGAGGTGATCCTGGAAGTGCAGGGGCTATGCGTGGACTACCACAGCCGCCACGGCTGGCTGGGGCGGCGCGAAACCTGCCACGCGGTGGACGAGGTATCGTTCCGCCTGATGCGCGGCCGCACCCTGGGCATCGTCGGTGAATCCGGCTCCGGCAAGACCACGCTGGGGCAGGCGCTGCTGCGGCTGCTGCCGGCCAGCCGCGGCCAGGTGCGCTTTGCCGACCAGGACCTGCTGGCGATGGGGCCGCGCGAATTCGCCGCCTACAAGCGCCGCATCCAGATCGTGTTCCAGAACCCCTACGCCTCGCTCAACCCGCGCATGAGCGTGGCGCAGATTCTCACCGAGCCGATGCTGCTGCACGGCATCGGGCAGAACGGCAGCGAACGGCTGCAACTGGCCGCTAACTGGCTGGAACACGTGGGCCTTAGCCGCCAGGCGCTGGCCAAGTACCCGCACGAGTTTTCCGGCGGCCAGCGCCAGCGTATCGCCATCGCCCGCTGCCTGACCATGCACCCGGACATCCTGATCTGCGACGAATCGGTATCGGCGCTGGACGTATCGGTGCAGGCGCAGGTGCTCAACCTGCTGCAGGATCTGCAGGACGAGCTGGGGCTGTCCTACCTGTTCATCTCGCACGATCTGGCGGTGGTGAAACACCTGTCGGACCAGGTACTGGTGATGCAGCAGGGCCGCTGCGTGGAGCTGGCCGACGCCGACACGCTGTATGCCCACCCGCAGCACGACTACACCCGCCAGCTGCTGGCCGCCATCCCCAAAGGTTGGCCGCACGGCTTCAAGCCGCAGGTGGCCTAG
- a CDS encoding LysR family transcriptional regulator: MSLSTDALIAFVLAAEQGSFSAAARSLGKRQSTISETIANLEIDLGVTLFERGGRQPQLSAAGQRLLPFARQSLASQDSLLQQAQLLAAGQETRLAIVLSDTFHTGDFEAVLGRFAERFPLVELECLVGEQDDVLALVQGGRANLGLMMARADYAADLAHQALARQAETSLYVAAGHPLAQLASVGEAELLRWRELRLRTYQDTPQPDSGGQCWSAPSYLLLMEMALHGFGWAELPHWLVERYGSGLQRLPVAGWPRRQRIDAVWSRRQPPGPAAAWMLQVLLGAEF, from the coding sequence ATGTCACTTTCCACCGATGCGTTGATCGCCTTCGTGCTGGCCGCCGAGCAGGGCTCGTTTTCCGCCGCCGCGCGCAGCCTGGGCAAGCGCCAGTCCACCATCAGCGAAACCATTGCCAACCTGGAGATCGACCTGGGGGTGACGCTGTTCGAACGCGGCGGCCGCCAGCCGCAGCTCAGCGCCGCCGGGCAGCGGCTGCTGCCGTTTGCACGCCAGTCGCTGGCCAGCCAGGACAGCCTGCTGCAACAGGCGCAGCTGCTGGCGGCAGGGCAGGAGACACGCCTGGCCATCGTGCTGTCCGATACCTTTCATACCGGCGATTTCGAAGCGGTGCTGGGGCGTTTTGCCGAGCGCTTTCCACTGGTGGAGCTGGAATGCCTGGTGGGCGAGCAGGACGATGTACTGGCGCTGGTGCAGGGCGGGCGGGCGAACCTGGGCTTGATGATGGCGAGGGCCGACTATGCCGCCGACCTGGCGCACCAGGCACTGGCGCGGCAGGCGGAAACCTCGCTGTACGTGGCGGCTGGCCACCCGCTGGCGCAGCTGGCCAGCGTGGGCGAGGCCGAGCTGCTGCGCTGGCGCGAGCTGCGGCTGCGCACCTATCAGGACACGCCGCAGCCGGACAGCGGCGGGCAGTGTTGGTCGGCGCCCAGCTACCTGCTGCTGATGGAGATGGCGCTGCACGGCTTTGGCTGGGCCGAGTTGCCGCACTGGCTGGTGGAGCGCTATGGCAGTGGTTTGCAGCGGCTGCCGGTTGCCGGCTGGCCACGGCGGCAGCGCATCGATGCGGTGTGGTCGCGGCGCCAGCCGCCGGGGCCGGCGGCAGCCTGGATGTTGCAGGTATTGCTGGGGGCGGAGTTCTAG
- a CDS encoding multidrug/biocide efflux PACE transporter, which produces MDSYAKTLRERIFHAVLYEACAMAMLVPLGSWLAGADLGHMGALALMMSSIAMLWNMLFNTLFERLERRYGWRRTPSVRCLHAIGFEGGMLLLTIPVIAWWLQCNLWQALMMDIGVLLFFLVYTYLFNWSYDHTRARLLARRLSPQG; this is translated from the coding sequence ATGGACTCCTACGCGAAAACCCTGCGCGAACGCATCTTTCACGCCGTACTGTACGAAGCGTGCGCCATGGCCATGCTGGTGCCGCTGGGCAGCTGGCTGGCTGGTGCCGACCTCGGCCATATGGGGGCGCTGGCGCTGATGATGTCCAGCATCGCCATGCTGTGGAACATGCTGTTCAACACGCTGTTCGAGCGGCTGGAACGCCGCTACGGCTGGCGCCGCACGCCGTCGGTGCGCTGCCTGCACGCCATCGGCTTCGAAGGCGGCATGCTGCTGCTGACCATCCCGGTGATTGCCTGGTGGCTGCAATGCAACCTGTGGCAGGCGCTGATGATGGACATCGGCGTGCTGCTGTTCTTCCTGGTCTACACCTATCTGTTCAACTGGAGCTACGACCACACCCGCGCCCGGCTGCTGGCGCGGCGGCTGAGTCCGCAGGGCTGA
- a CDS encoding LysR family transcriptional regulator, whose protein sequence is MLDDLALFVSIVESGSLNAAARKAGMPAATLTRRLQRLEAELGCRLLHRSARQLVPSSEGWQYYERCRPLLASLRQATEALDVSINHVAGKVRVLAPVSLASGVLQPAWAGFLARYPDISLDLQLSNQREDLIGSGADLAIRVGPLPDSQFNQRLLGRAPTVLVAAPGYLAQHGWPQHPQELAGHALLLAEPLMEWRLQHRVSGEWHKLPPPERTRLRVNEIRLAVELASAGLGILYCPLSLAHQALVEGRLQRALPDWRGDARDIYAVWPQQRLLPARVRALLDHLIGFTTGHPLFSGEEP, encoded by the coding sequence ATGCTGGATGATCTGGCACTGTTCGTGAGCATCGTGGAAAGCGGCAGCCTGAACGCCGCCGCCCGCAAGGCCGGCATGCCGGCCGCCACCCTGACCCGCCGGCTGCAGCGGCTGGAGGCCGAGCTGGGCTGCCGCTTGCTGCATCGCAGCGCGCGGCAGCTGGTGCCCAGCAGCGAGGGCTGGCAGTACTACGAACGCTGCCGGCCGCTGCTGGCCTCGCTGCGCCAGGCTACCGAGGCGCTGGATGTATCGATCAACCACGTGGCCGGCAAGGTGCGGGTGCTGGCACCGGTGTCGCTGGCCAGCGGCGTGCTGCAGCCGGCGTGGGCCGGCTTTCTGGCCCGCTACCCGGACATCAGCCTGGATCTGCAGCTGAGCAACCAGCGTGAAGACCTGATCGGCAGCGGCGCCGACCTGGCGATTCGCGTCGGGCCGCTGCCGGACTCGCAGTTCAACCAGCGGCTGCTGGGGCGGGCGCCCACCGTGCTGGTGGCTGCGCCGGGCTACCTGGCGCAACATGGTTGGCCGCAACATCCGCAGGAGCTGGCCGGGCATGCGCTATTGCTGGCCGAGCCGTTGATGGAATGGCGGCTGCAGCACCGCGTCAGCGGCGAGTGGCACAAGCTGCCGCCGCCGGAGCGCACCCGTTTGCGGGTGAACGAGATCAGGCTGGCGGTGGAGCTGGCCAGCGCCGGGCTGGGCATCCTGTATTGCCCGCTCAGCCTGGCGCACCAGGCACTGGTGGAAGGCCGCCTGCAGCGGGCGCTGCCGGACTGGCGCGGCGATGCGCGCGATATCTATGCGGTGTGGCCGCAGCAGCGCTTGCTGCCAGCGCGGGTGAGGGCGCTGCTGGACCACCTGATCGGCTTCACCACCGGGCACCCGCTGTTTTCCGGTGAAGAGCCGTAG
- a CDS encoding DUF2798 domain-containing protein yields MPHALRLRLIFALLMSCLMSLLMTAWVTWLNLGSGPAFLAHWRHAFIAAWPAAFSVVLLLAPRVQRLSLRLAGRQHAANPSPQSTGVRS; encoded by the coding sequence ATGCCCCACGCCCTGCGTCTGCGCCTGATCTTCGCCCTGCTGATGTCCTGCCTGATGTCGCTGCTGATGACCGCCTGGGTCACCTGGCTCAACCTCGGCAGCGGCCCGGCCTTTCTGGCGCACTGGCGCCATGCCTTCATTGCCGCCTGGCCGGCGGCGTTCAGCGTCGTGCTGCTGCTGGCGCCCCGGGTACAGCGCCTGAGCCTGCGCCTGGCCGGCAGACAGCATGCGGCCAACCCTTCCCCACAAAGCACCGGAGTCCGTTCATGA
- a CDS encoding carboxymuconolactone decarboxylase family protein — protein MSNLRLPYYQLSADALAGLRQCKQALEHSPLGLPLIELINLRISQLNGCSYCLGLHASALRERGESQQRLDALAGWHASSLFSPRERAALQWAESLTALPDSHAPDSDYLPLGEHFSAQEISDLTCAVALMNAFNRLAVGMRQ, from the coding sequence ATGAGCAACTTGCGTCTTCCCTACTACCAATTGTCTGCCGACGCGCTGGCCGGCCTGCGCCAGTGCAAGCAGGCGCTGGAACACAGCCCGCTGGGGCTGCCGCTGATCGAGCTGATCAACCTGCGCATCTCGCAGCTCAATGGCTGCAGCTACTGCCTGGGCCTGCACGCCAGCGCGCTGCGCGAACGCGGTGAAAGCCAGCAGCGGCTGGATGCGCTGGCCGGCTGGCATGCCAGCAGCCTGTTCAGCCCGCGCGAGCGCGCCGCGCTGCAGTGGGCGGAATCGCTTACCGCGCTGCCGGACAGCCATGCGCCCGACAGTGACTATCTGCCGCTGGGCGAGCACTTCAGCGCGCAGGAGATATCCGACCTGACCTGCGCCGTCGCACTGATGAACGCCTTCAACCGCCTGGCGGTGGGCATGCGGCAATAA
- a CDS encoding glyoxylate/hydroxypyruvate reductase A, which produces MILIHTPSPKEVAAYLQLFRAALPQQTFIALDEMHDPALVEYVVTWGPPPGLFGSLARLKAVFTLGAGVDKLLVRDDLSPALPIYRLLDGGMAPQMAEYVRFGVLSYQRHMDIYRRQQAAGVWKMLAPRLPGEVRVGVLGLGEIGRAVAQALAADGYAVSGWSRTPRQLAGVDCLFGDEGLAELLAGSDVLACVLPSTPETQGLLNAERLAALPAGAMLINAGRGDLLDEQALLAQLDSGHLRCAQLDVFASEPLPADSRLWQHPAVTVTPHIAAITLRREAVEQIVAKLALLGAGEEPDGRVIRERGY; this is translated from the coding sequence ATGATCCTGATCCATACCCCTAGCCCGAAAGAAGTCGCCGCCTACCTGCAACTGTTCCGCGCCGCGCTGCCGCAGCAGACCTTCATTGCGCTGGACGAGATGCACGACCCGGCACTGGTGGAGTACGTGGTGACCTGGGGCCCGCCACCGGGCCTGTTCGGCAGTCTTGCCCGGCTCAAGGCGGTGTTCACGCTGGGCGCCGGGGTGGACAAGCTGCTGGTGCGCGACGACCTGTCGCCGGCGCTGCCGATCTACCGGCTGCTGGATGGCGGCATGGCGCCGCAGATGGCGGAATACGTGCGCTTTGGCGTGCTGTCCTACCAGCGGCACATGGATATCTACCGCCGTCAGCAGGCGGCCGGGGTGTGGAAGATGCTGGCGCCACGGCTGCCGGGCGAGGTGCGCGTAGGCGTGCTGGGGCTGGGCGAGATCGGCCGAGCGGTGGCGCAGGCGCTGGCGGCGGACGGTTACGCGGTAAGCGGCTGGAGCCGCACGCCGCGCCAGCTGGCTGGTGTCGATTGCCTGTTCGGCGACGAGGGCCTGGCGGAGTTGCTGGCCGGCAGCGATGTATTGGCCTGCGTGCTGCCGTCCACGCCGGAAACGCAGGGCCTGCTGAACGCCGAGCGGCTGGCCGCCTTGCCGGCCGGCGCCATGCTGATCAATGCCGGCCGCGGCGACCTGCTGGACGAGCAGGCGCTGCTGGCGCAGCTCGACAGCGGCCATTTGCGCTGCGCACAGCTGGACGTGTTTGCCAGCGAGCCGCTGCCGGCGGACAGCCGCTTGTGGCAGCACCCGGCGGTAACGGTAACGCCGCATATCGCCGCCATTACCCTGCGCCGCGAAGCGGTGGAGCAGATTGTGGCCAAGCTGGCGCTGCTTGGCGCCGGCGAGGAGCCGGACGGCCGGGTGATACGCGAGCGCGGTTACTAG
- a CDS encoding GNAT family N-acetyltransferase, protein MAQQDFRFTLGSDPQARAVIQQGLKDYNIEHIGDYGYSDVELYARDAAGQVVGGLFGHSGMGWLYVDYLWLDRAQRGAGLGAALMAQVEEEARRRGCAGLFLYTYSFQAPDFYQKLGFRFMGVLDDCPPGHQRIYLKKPLL, encoded by the coding sequence ATGGCGCAGCAAGATTTCCGCTTCACCCTCGGTAGCGACCCGCAGGCGCGGGCGGTGATTCAGCAGGGCTTGAAGGATTACAACATTGAGCACATCGGCGACTACGGCTATAGCGATGTCGAGCTGTATGCGCGCGATGCCGCCGGCCAGGTGGTGGGCGGGCTGTTCGGCCATTCCGGCATGGGCTGGCTGTACGTGGACTACCTGTGGCTGGACCGTGCGCAGCGCGGCGCCGGCCTCGGTGCGGCGCTGATGGCGCAGGTGGAGGAGGAGGCGCGGCGCCGTGGCTGTGCCGGCCTGTTCCTGTACACCTACAGCTTCCAGGCGCCGGATTTCTACCAGAAGCTGGGCTTCCGGTTCATGGGCGTGCTGGACGACTGCCCGCCGGGCCACCAGCGCATCTACCTGAAAAAGCCGCTGCTGTAG
- a CDS encoding YdiU family protein produces the protein MTTIAFDNSYARDLPQHAVPWQPQPPRAPQLLHWNAALADELGLETADVAPQTLAAWFSGAELPAGAQPIAQAYAGHQFGGFSPSLGDGRALLLGEVIDRHGQRRDIAFKGSGRTPFSRRGDGRAAVGPMLRELIIGEALHALGIPSTRALAVVATGEEVFRETTLPGAVLTRVAASHIRVGTFQYFAARGELEQLQALADYTIARHYPQLAAAANPYLALVEAVCAAQAALIARWMHVGFIHGVMNTDNMALSGESIDFGPCAFMDAYDADTVFSSIDNQGRYAYGNQPWIAQWNLARLAETLLPLIAPDDPASAVPAATALVEGFAQQYLQQWRAQGYRKLALAPVEGPGLLEDWLALLEAQRADHTLAWRFLADAADGDDSRLAALFVEPQPLADWLAQWRLQLAASGTTPEQAAAALRAANPLYIPRNHLVEEALAAASERGDMAPTLQLLAVLAAPFTERAGLERYTQPAPEALAAGYRTFCGT, from the coding sequence ATGACCACCATCGCCTTCGACAACAGCTACGCCCGCGACCTGCCGCAGCACGCGGTTCCGTGGCAGCCGCAGCCGCCGCGCGCACCGCAGCTGCTGCACTGGAATGCCGCGCTGGCCGACGAACTGGGGCTGGAGACGGCGGATGTGGCGCCACAAACGTTGGCCGCATGGTTTTCCGGCGCCGAGCTGCCGGCAGGTGCGCAGCCCATTGCCCAGGCCTATGCCGGCCACCAGTTCGGCGGCTTTTCGCCCAGCCTGGGCGATGGCCGCGCACTGTTGCTGGGCGAGGTGATCGACCGCCACGGCCAGCGCCGCGACATCGCCTTCAAGGGCAGCGGGCGTACGCCGTTCTCCCGTCGTGGCGACGGCCGCGCCGCGGTGGGGCCGATGCTGCGCGAGCTGATCATCGGCGAGGCGCTGCACGCGCTGGGCATTCCCAGCACCCGCGCGCTGGCGGTGGTAGCCACCGGCGAGGAGGTGTTCCGCGAGACTACGCTGCCGGGCGCGGTGCTCACCCGCGTGGCGGCCAGCCACATCCGCGTCGGCACCTTCCAGTACTTTGCCGCCCGTGGCGAGCTGGAACAGCTGCAGGCGTTGGCCGACTACACCATCGCCCGCCATTACCCGCAGCTGGCCGCTGCGGCCAACCCTTATCTGGCGCTGGTGGAAGCGGTGTGCGCGGCGCAGGCGGCGCTGATCGCGCGCTGGATGCACGTCGGCTTCATCCACGGCGTGATGAATACCGACAATATGGCGCTCAGCGGCGAAAGCATAGACTTCGGCCCCTGCGCCTTCATGGATGCTTACGATGCGGACACGGTGTTCAGCTCCATCGACAACCAGGGCCGCTACGCCTACGGCAACCAGCCGTGGATCGCGCAATGGAACCTGGCCCGCCTGGCCGAGACGCTGCTGCCGCTGATCGCACCGGACGACCCGGCCAGTGCAGTGCCGGCGGCTACCGCACTGGTGGAAGGCTTTGCCCAACAGTACCTGCAGCAGTGGCGTGCGCAGGGCTACCGCAAGCTGGCGCTGGCGCCGGTGGAGGGGCCGGGCCTGCTGGAAGACTGGCTGGCGCTGCTGGAAGCGCAGCGCGCCGACCATACCCTGGCCTGGCGCTTCCTGGCCGATGCCGCCGACGGCGACGACAGCCGGCTGGCCGCGCTGTTTGTCGAGCCGCAGCCGCTGGCCGACTGGCTGGCGCAGTGGCGGCTGCAGCTGGCCGCGAGTGGCACCACACCCGAGCAGGCCGCCGCCGCGCTGCGTGCGGCCAACCCGCTGTACATCCCGCGCAATCACCTGGTGGAAGAAGCCCTGGCCGCCGCCAGCGAGCGAGGCGACATGGCGCCCACCCTGCAGCTGCTGGCGGTACTGGCGGCACCGTTCACCGAGCGTGCCGGGCTGGAGCGCTATACCCAGCCGGCGCCGGAAGCGCTGGCGGCGGGTTACCGTACCTTCTGCGGTACCTGA
- a CDS encoding YgiQ family radical SAM protein → MTLPAAPQAINSYRKYWASRFGTAPFLPMTRAEMDELGWDSCDIIIVSGDCYIDHPSFGMALVGRLLEAQGFRVGIIAQPDWNSADAFRELGKPNLFFGVTAGNMDSMINRYTADRKPRSDDAYTPHAEANKRPDRAVTVYAQRCREAYPGVGVMIGSIEASLRRIAHFDYWSDKVRQSVLVTSKADILLFGNAERALVEIAHRAARGEKLSEMRDIRGTAFMVPHGWRPDDEWQEMDSSVVDVPGKVDPHLNPYQEIPEQAAQATAGSDPAAPQVIRIESREERLAKRRAERAKTVIRIPSYEAVAHDPVLYAHASRTLHLESNPGNARALVQLHGTRDVWLNAPPIPLTTEEMDFVFGQPYARNPHPSYGDAHIPAWEMIKYSINIMRGCFGGCTFCSITEHEGRIIQSRSEDSILKEIEEIRDKTPGFTGHISDLGGPTANMYRLSCKDPNIERSCRKLSCVYPDICENLNTDHSHLIQLYRKARAIPGVKKINIQSGLRYDLAVKSPEYIKELVQHHVGGYLKIAPEHTEDGPLSKMMKPGMGAYDKFKELFERFSRQAGKEQYLIPYFIAAHPGTSDEDMVNLALWLKKNNFRLDQVQTFTPTPMALATTMWHTRRNPLKRLSRSSEKVDVVRDGYRRRLHKALLRYHHPDNWQVIHDALIDMGRTDLIGHSKQCLIPPTPPGDKAAAARNRFAHHAPAGSRGKPGAQRAPAAAARGNGNGHGKSFAKPQAAKSVAAKPAAAKPNTGRSGGGAKPGGKPAGRSR, encoded by the coding sequence ATGACGCTTCCCGCAGCTCCGCAAGCCATCAACAGTTACCGTAAATACTGGGCCAGCCGTTTCGGCACCGCCCCGTTCCTGCCCATGACCCGCGCCGAAATGGACGAACTGGGCTGGGACAGCTGCGACATCATCATCGTGTCGGGTGACTGTTACATCGACCATCCCAGCTTCGGCATGGCGCTGGTCGGCCGTCTGCTGGAGGCACAGGGCTTCCGCGTGGGCATCATTGCGCAGCCGGACTGGAACAGCGCTGACGCCTTCCGCGAGCTGGGCAAGCCCAATCTGTTCTTCGGCGTGACCGCCGGCAATATGGATTCGATGATCAACCGCTACACCGCCGACCGCAAACCGCGCTCCGACGATGCTTACACCCCGCATGCCGAGGCAAACAAGCGCCCGGACCGCGCGGTGACGGTGTACGCGCAGCGCTGCCGCGAAGCCTACCCGGGCGTGGGGGTGATGATCGGTTCCATCGAGGCCAGCTTGCGCCGCATTGCCCACTTCGACTACTGGAGCGACAAGGTACGCCAGTCGGTGCTGGTGACCTCCAAGGCCGACATCCTGCTGTTCGGCAACGCCGAGCGCGCGCTGGTGGAGATCGCCCACCGCGCTGCCCGTGGCGAGAAGCTGTCCGAGATGCGCGACATCCGTGGTACCGCCTTCATGGTGCCGCATGGCTGGCGCCCGGACGACGAGTGGCAGGAGATGGATTCCAGCGTGGTGGACGTGCCGGGCAAGGTAGACCCGCACCTCAACCCCTACCAGGAGATTCCCGAGCAGGCGGCCCAGGCCACGGCGGGCAGCGATCCGGCTGCGCCGCAGGTGATCCGCATCGAATCGCGCGAAGAGCGCCTGGCCAAGCGCCGCGCCGAGCGCGCCAAGACCGTGATCCGCATCCCGTCCTACGAGGCGGTGGCGCACGACCCGGTACTGTATGCGCACGCCAGCCGCACCCTGCACCTGGAATCCAACCCCGGTAACGCCCGCGCGCTGGTGCAGCTGCACGGCACGCGCGACGTGTGGCTGAACGCGCCGCCGATTCCGCTCACCACCGAGGAAATGGATTTCGTGTTCGGCCAGCCGTATGCGCGCAATCCGCACCCCAGCTACGGCGATGCCCACATCCCGGCCTGGGAGATGATCAAGTACTCGATCAACATCATGCGCGGCTGTTTTGGCGGCTGTACCTTCTGTTCGATCACCGAGCACGAGGGCCGCATCATCCAGAGCCGTTCGGAAGACTCGATCCTGAAAGAGATCGAGGAGATCCGCGACAAGACACCGGGCTTTACCGGCCACATCTCCGACCTGGGCGGCCCGACGGCGAACATGTACCGCCTGAGCTGCAAGGACCCGAACATCGAGCGTTCCTGCCGCAAGCTGTCCTGCGTATACCCGGACATCTGCGAGAACCTCAACACCGACCACAGCCACCTGATCCAGCTGTACCGCAAGGCGCGGGCGATTCCGGGGGTGAAGAAGATCAACATCCAGTCCGGCCTGCGCTACGACCTGGCGGTGAAATCGCCGGAGTACATCAAGGAGCTGGTGCAGCACCACGTGGGCGGCTACCTGAAGATTGCGCCGGAGCATACCGAGGACGGCCCGCTGTCCAAGATGATGAAGCCGGGCATGGGCGCCTACGACAAGTTCAAGGAGCTGTTCGAACGCTTCAGCCGCCAGGCCGGCAAGGAACAGTACCTGATTCCGTACTTCATCGCCGCCCACCCCGGCACCAGCGACGAGGACATGGTGAACCTGGCGCTGTGGCTGAAGAAGAACAACTTCCGCCTCGACCAGGTGCAGACCTTCACCCCGACGCCGATGGCGCTGGCTACCACCATGTGGCACACCCGCCGCAACCCGCTCAAGCGGCTGAGCCGCAGCTCGGAAAAGGTGGACGTGGTGCGCGACGGCTACCGCCGCAGGCTGCACAAGGCGCTGCTGCGCTATCACCACCCGGACAACTGGCAGGTGATCCACGACGCGCTCATCGATATGGGCCGCACCGATCTGATCGGCCACAGCAAGCAGTGCCTGATTCCGCCGACGCCACCGGGCGACAAGGCTGCCGCAGCGCGCAACCGCTTTGCCCACCATGCCCCGGCGGGCAGCCGTGGCAAACCGGGCGCACAGCGCGCCCCGGCTGCTGCCGCGCGGGGTAACGGCAACGGCCACGGCAAGAGCTTTGCCAAGCCGCAGGCCGCCAAGTCCGTCGCTGCCAAACCGGCCGCTGCCAAGCCGAACACCGGCCGCAGCGGTGGCGGCGCCAAGCCGGGCGGCAAACCGGCAGGCCGTAGCCGCTAA